Proteins encoded together in one Chrysemys picta bellii isolate R12L10 chromosome 22, ASM1138683v2, whole genome shotgun sequence window:
- the LOC101939934 gene encoding ADP-ribosylation factor 5-like has product MGLTVSAIFSQIFGKKQMWILMVGLDAAGKTTILYKLKLSEIVTTIPIIGFNVETVEYKNICFTVWDVGGQDKIRPLWRHYFQNTQGLIFVVDSNDREREQESADELQKMLQEDKLQDAVLLVFANKQDIPNAMAVSELTDKLGLQMFRGRTWYVQATCATQGTGLYDGLDWLSHELSKR; this is encoded by the coding sequence ATGGGCCTCACGGTCTCCGCCATCTTCTCTCAGATCTTCGGCAAGAAGCAGATGTGGATTCTCATGGTCGGCTTGGACGCTGCTGGTAAAACCACCATCCTGTACAAGCTAAAGCTGAGCGAGATCGTCACCACCATCCCCATCATCGGATTCAATGTTGAGACAGTGGAATACAAGAACATCTGCTTCACCGTCTGGGATGTAGGTGGCCAGGACAAAATCCGACCCCTGTGGAGACACTACTTCCAGAACACACAGGGCCTCATATTTGTTGTGGACAGCAATGACcgagagagagagcaggaatcTGCAGATGAGCTACAGAAAATGCTGCAGGAGGACAAGCTGCAGGATGCAGTCTTGCTGGTGTTTGCTAACAAGCAGGACATACCCAATGCCATGGCAGTGAGCGAGCTGACCGACAAGCTGGGCCTGCAGATGTTCCGCGGCAGAACCTGGTATGTGCAGGCAACGTGTGCAACCCAAGGCACTGGTCTCTATGACGGACTGGACTGGTTATCGCACGAGCTCTCCAAGCGCTAG
- the TESPA1 gene encoding protein TESPA1 isoform X2, whose protein sequence is MEAASVLSPSSWEKRRAWVRQSRCWRTTVLEEEAAVAVQDVSGLQPPHLDDVFLEGSSSSKIETWLQDCGVSMEVLPEEPGLPAPYGCSSNGTSFEDDLTLGAEALLLPRNDKAAGRTLLEKPWPGRYLHLGHSMASSAISGGTNKTTSSVSEILERWQEDAEEILYNLGFVQDEPQATARIPARFFSAPSQAKGIDFQLFLKAQVQRLEMEDPCLTLASRFQQVQALAATADAFFCLYSYVSKTPLQKISPAQVFWACPEIPNFWVVPAKAEAASPVDRLKKAISKMCLYTSPRAGSPRRASRVPSSRRSSLGRVVQEVLERVKEERFRFDQTDIEDMEGANREMPTGTFQCQHRVESSVQEPPSPELAKNVSEHLCHGGEAAPTSPGGKGELHAVPAPARLQWAPQGLPAGTVGACAEGAGSPGYQEKKGPGEAPMEMAPTKWEVSVDASCPSGGAGSDEEGSYAGSMAAPWACLIPSPGTHYMATKAMGTVRTTSFHPEPREGLRSETGFALDLSRALSSDDAGSCIARLPHPGGPPGKDGLEAYRGALMCPEELRAEGEGHSPHRGSSHTCGSRDVAHPQGQDTKVPGPALLSLEEVPASWVAGGGSMLHGPCWAQTLPLQEDDSFELEEVQSTSEDESGIPEAAAWLPAPTLARHRRRFMLHAHSAHSDSSGFVEEPAPNSTLTTQLPDTACSELDRPMGGPCGTGQAV, encoded by the exons ATGGAGGCTGCATCAGTGCTGAGCCCCTCATCCTGGGAGAAGCGCAGAGCGTGGGTCCGGCAGAGCCGGTGCTGGCGTACCACTGtgctggaggaggaggcagcgGTGGCCGTGCAGGATGTGTCTGGGCTGCAGCCACCGCATCTAGACGATGTCTTCCTCGAAG GAAGCTCCTCCAGCAAGATTGAGACCTGGCTGCAGGATTGTGG GGTGTCCATGGAGGTCCTGCCTGAGGAGCCTGGCCTGCCTGCCCCCTATG GATGCAGCAGTAACGGGACCAGCTTTGAGGACGACTTGACACTGGGAGCGGAAG CTCTGTTGTTACCTAGGAATGACAAAGCCGCGGGCAG GACCCTGCTGGAGAAGCCCTGGCCAGGCCGGTACCTCCACCTCGGGCACAGCATGGCATCCAGTGCCATCTCCGGTGGCACCAACAAAACCACCTCCAG TGTCTCTGAGATCCTGGAGCGGTGGCAGGAGGATGCTGAGGAGATTCTCTACAACTTGGGCTTCGTCCAGGACGAGCCTCAGGCCACAGCCCGGATCCCGGCCCGGTTCTTCTCAGCTCCTTCCCAAGCCAAAGGCATCGATTTCCAGCTCTTCCTGAAGGCCCAGGTGCAGCGCCTGGAGATGGAAGATCCCTGCCTGACCCTGGCCA GTCGGTTCCAGCAGGTGCAGGCACTGGCTGCGACGGCGGATGCCTTCTTCTGCCTCTATTCCTATGTCTCCAAGACCCCCCTGCAGAAGATTTCGCCAGCCCAGGTTTTCTGGGCCTGCCCAGAAATCCCCAACTTCTGGGTCGTGCCCGCGAAGGCCGAGGCTGCGTCTCCTGTGGACCGTCTGAAGAAAGCCATCTCCAAGATGTGCCTGTACACCTCGCCCAGAGCCGGGTCCCCGCGGAGAGCTAGCAGGGTACCCAGCTCCCGGAGGAGCAGCCTGGGCAGGGTGGTACAGGAGGTGCTGGAGAGGGTGAAGGAGGAGCGGTTCCGATTTGACCAAACAGATATAGAGGACATGGAAGGGGCAAACCGTGAGATGCCCACGGGGACATTCCAGTGCCAGCATAGAGTGGAGAGCTCCGTCCAAGAGCCACCATCACCGGAGCTGGCAAAGAATGtttcagagcatctctgccatggAGGTGAGGCAGCCCCCACTTCTCCAGGAGGGAAAGGAGAGCTCCACGCAGTGCCAGCCCCAGCAAGGCTGCAATGGGCCCCACAGGGGCTACCTGCTGGCACAGTCGGGGCATGTGCAGAGGGGGCAGGTAGTCCAGGCTACCAGGAGAAGAAAGGCCCTGGAGAAGCCCCTATGGAGATGGCTCCTACCAAATGGGAGGTCTCCGTGGATGCATCCTGCCCTTCAGGGGGAGCAGGATCTGATGAGGAGGGTTCCTATGCTGGAAGCATGGCTGCACCATGGGCTTGTCTCATCCCCTCTCCTGGGACACACTACATGGCCACCAAAGCCATGGGCACTGTCAGGACAACGTCGTTCCATCCGGAGCCCAGAGAGGGGCTCAGAAGTGAGACTGGGTTCGCCTTAGACTTGTCCAGGGCCCTGAGCAGTGATGATGCAGGCTCCTGCATAGCCCGGCTGCCCCACCCAGGGGGGCCTCCAGGGAAGGATGGGCTGGAGGCCTACAGAGGAGCTCTCATGTGCCCAGAGGAGCTGAGGGCTGAAGGCGAAGGACACTCACCGCACAGAGGGAGCTCCCACACGTGTGGCTCCCGGGACGTGGCACATCCCCAGGGGCAGGACACCAAAGTCCCAGGGCCAGCGTTGCTCTCCCTGGAGGAGGTTCCTGCTTCGTGGGTAGCAGGCGGGGGCTCCATGCTCCATGGGCCCTGCTGGGCACAGACGCTGCCCCTCCAGGAGGATGATTCTTTTGAACTGGAAGAG GTGCAAAGCACCAGTGAGGATGAGAGTGGCATCCCCgaggcagcagcctggctgcccGCACCCACCTTGGCGAGACACCGGAGGC
- the TESPA1 gene encoding protein TESPA1 isoform X1, with translation MEAASVLSPSSWEKRRAWVRQSRCWRTTVLEEEAAVAVQDVSGLQPPHLDDVFLEGSSSSKIETWLQDCGVSMEVLPEEPGLPAPYGCSSNGTSFEDDLTLGAEALLLPRNDKAAGSRTLLEKPWPGRYLHLGHSMASSAISGGTNKTTSSVSEILERWQEDAEEILYNLGFVQDEPQATARIPARFFSAPSQAKGIDFQLFLKAQVQRLEMEDPCLTLASRFQQVQALAATADAFFCLYSYVSKTPLQKISPAQVFWACPEIPNFWVVPAKAEAASPVDRLKKAISKMCLYTSPRAGSPRRASRVPSSRRSSLGRVVQEVLERVKEERFRFDQTDIEDMEGANREMPTGTFQCQHRVESSVQEPPSPELAKNVSEHLCHGGEAAPTSPGGKGELHAVPAPARLQWAPQGLPAGTVGACAEGAGSPGYQEKKGPGEAPMEMAPTKWEVSVDASCPSGGAGSDEEGSYAGSMAAPWACLIPSPGTHYMATKAMGTVRTTSFHPEPREGLRSETGFALDLSRALSSDDAGSCIARLPHPGGPPGKDGLEAYRGALMCPEELRAEGEGHSPHRGSSHTCGSRDVAHPQGQDTKVPGPALLSLEEVPASWVAGGGSMLHGPCWAQTLPLQEDDSFELEEVQSTSEDESGIPEAAAWLPAPTLARHRRRFMLHAHSAHSDSSGFVEEPAPNSTLTTQLPDTACSELDRPMGGPCGTGQAV, from the exons ATGGAGGCTGCATCAGTGCTGAGCCCCTCATCCTGGGAGAAGCGCAGAGCGTGGGTCCGGCAGAGCCGGTGCTGGCGTACCACTGtgctggaggaggaggcagcgGTGGCCGTGCAGGATGTGTCTGGGCTGCAGCCACCGCATCTAGACGATGTCTTCCTCGAAG GAAGCTCCTCCAGCAAGATTGAGACCTGGCTGCAGGATTGTGG GGTGTCCATGGAGGTCCTGCCTGAGGAGCCTGGCCTGCCTGCCCCCTATG GATGCAGCAGTAACGGGACCAGCTTTGAGGACGACTTGACACTGGGAGCGGAAG CTCTGTTGTTACCTAGGAATGACAAAGCCGCGGGCAG CAGGACCCTGCTGGAGAAGCCCTGGCCAGGCCGGTACCTCCACCTCGGGCACAGCATGGCATCCAGTGCCATCTCCGGTGGCACCAACAAAACCACCTCCAG TGTCTCTGAGATCCTGGAGCGGTGGCAGGAGGATGCTGAGGAGATTCTCTACAACTTGGGCTTCGTCCAGGACGAGCCTCAGGCCACAGCCCGGATCCCGGCCCGGTTCTTCTCAGCTCCTTCCCAAGCCAAAGGCATCGATTTCCAGCTCTTCCTGAAGGCCCAGGTGCAGCGCCTGGAGATGGAAGATCCCTGCCTGACCCTGGCCA GTCGGTTCCAGCAGGTGCAGGCACTGGCTGCGACGGCGGATGCCTTCTTCTGCCTCTATTCCTATGTCTCCAAGACCCCCCTGCAGAAGATTTCGCCAGCCCAGGTTTTCTGGGCCTGCCCAGAAATCCCCAACTTCTGGGTCGTGCCCGCGAAGGCCGAGGCTGCGTCTCCTGTGGACCGTCTGAAGAAAGCCATCTCCAAGATGTGCCTGTACACCTCGCCCAGAGCCGGGTCCCCGCGGAGAGCTAGCAGGGTACCCAGCTCCCGGAGGAGCAGCCTGGGCAGGGTGGTACAGGAGGTGCTGGAGAGGGTGAAGGAGGAGCGGTTCCGATTTGACCAAACAGATATAGAGGACATGGAAGGGGCAAACCGTGAGATGCCCACGGGGACATTCCAGTGCCAGCATAGAGTGGAGAGCTCCGTCCAAGAGCCACCATCACCGGAGCTGGCAAAGAATGtttcagagcatctctgccatggAGGTGAGGCAGCCCCCACTTCTCCAGGAGGGAAAGGAGAGCTCCACGCAGTGCCAGCCCCAGCAAGGCTGCAATGGGCCCCACAGGGGCTACCTGCTGGCACAGTCGGGGCATGTGCAGAGGGGGCAGGTAGTCCAGGCTACCAGGAGAAGAAAGGCCCTGGAGAAGCCCCTATGGAGATGGCTCCTACCAAATGGGAGGTCTCCGTGGATGCATCCTGCCCTTCAGGGGGAGCAGGATCTGATGAGGAGGGTTCCTATGCTGGAAGCATGGCTGCACCATGGGCTTGTCTCATCCCCTCTCCTGGGACACACTACATGGCCACCAAAGCCATGGGCACTGTCAGGACAACGTCGTTCCATCCGGAGCCCAGAGAGGGGCTCAGAAGTGAGACTGGGTTCGCCTTAGACTTGTCCAGGGCCCTGAGCAGTGATGATGCAGGCTCCTGCATAGCCCGGCTGCCCCACCCAGGGGGGCCTCCAGGGAAGGATGGGCTGGAGGCCTACAGAGGAGCTCTCATGTGCCCAGAGGAGCTGAGGGCTGAAGGCGAAGGACACTCACCGCACAGAGGGAGCTCCCACACGTGTGGCTCCCGGGACGTGGCACATCCCCAGGGGCAGGACACCAAAGTCCCAGGGCCAGCGTTGCTCTCCCTGGAGGAGGTTCCTGCTTCGTGGGTAGCAGGCGGGGGCTCCATGCTCCATGGGCCCTGCTGGGCACAGACGCTGCCCCTCCAGGAGGATGATTCTTTTGAACTGGAAGAG GTGCAAAGCACCAGTGAGGATGAGAGTGGCATCCCCgaggcagcagcctggctgcccGCACCCACCTTGGCGAGACACCGGAGGC